A single window of Salvia splendens isolate huo1 chromosome 8, SspV2, whole genome shotgun sequence DNA harbors:
- the LOC121744486 gene encoding serine/threonine-protein kinase D6PKL1-like: protein MASKTGSRAPLGLQQKAVAAHYTVKTHDLKSLPSQLLKTNKPKLIKPEMATAGEPREDVQSKLSQVNLEDSLNVSPANSDSKILSTRSEQVSTTGDVEVHVNEVLLETSEDQEKKIFNPSSAKNSSVSAKISDAPNSLAKTSGSAKVSNRVDLESGKSSVCRVSTASDVSDESTCSSFSSGINKPHKANDMRWEAIQALRFRDGVIGLSHFRLLKKLGCGDIGSVYLAELTGTKCYFAMKVMDKASLAGRKKLLRSQTEREILQSLDHPFLPTLYIHFETDKFSCLVMEFCPGGDLHTLRQRQPGKYFSEQAVKFYVAEVLLSMEYLHMLGIVYRDLKPENVLVRDDGHIMLSDFDLSLRCAVSPTLVKTSSLDSDAQRKNSGYCAQPACIEPSCIQPSCVVPTSCFSPRIFSSKSKKDKKPKNKNEIDNQVRPLPELMAEPSNARSMSFVGTHEYLAPEIIKGEGHGSAVDWWTFGIFLYELLFGKTPFKGSGNRATLFNVVGQPLRFPESPVVSFAARDLIRGLLVKEPQHRLAYKRGATEIKQHPFFEGVNWALIRCATPPEIPNPVDYERLPGNEKTPAPASAPTAAVDQKSDKYLEFDFF from the exons ATGGCCTCGAAGACTGGCTCTAGGGCTCCCTTGGGATTGCAACAAAAAGCTGTTGCTGCTCATTATACGGTCAAGACACATGATCTTAAATCGTTACCTTCTCAGCTGCTTAAAACTAACAAGCCAAAGCTGATTAAACCAGAGATGGCAACTGCTGGGGAACCTAGAGAAGATGTTCAGTCCAAACTATCTCAAGTTAATCTTGAGGATTCGTTGAATGTATCACCTGCTAACTCAGATTCCAAAATTTTGTCCACCAGATCTGAGCAAGTGTCAACCACCGGAGATGTTGAGGTACATGTGAATGAGGTCTTGCTAGAAACTTCTGAGgatcaagaaaagaaaatatttaatccAAGCAGTGCAAAGAACAGCTCAGTTTCAGCAAAGATTAGTGATGCACCCAATAGTCTTGCAAAAACTAGTGGAAGTGCTAAAGTAAGCAATAGAGTAGACCTTGAGAGTGGAAAGAGCAGTGTGTGCCGTGTAAGCACTGCCAGTGATGTGAGTGATGAGAGCACCTGTAGCAGCTTTAGTAGTGGCATCAACAAACCCCATAAAGCAAATGATATGCGATGGGAAGCCATCCAAGCCCTCCGATTCAGAGATGGTGTAATAGGATTGAGCCATTTCAGGCTGCTGAAAAAATTAGGTTGTGGAGATATCGGGAGTGTTTATCTGGCTGAGTTGACTGGAACTAAATGTTACTTTGCAATGAAAGTTATGGACAAGGCTTCTTTAGCTGGTCGGAAGAAGCTACTCCGTTCTCAGACTGAAAGAGAGATACTCCAGTCCCTGGACCATCCCTTCCTTCCAACTCTGTACATCCATTTTGAAACTGATAAATTTTCATGTTTGGTTATGGAATTCTGCCCCGGAGGAGACCTGCACACTCTTAGACAGAGACAACCAGGAAAATATTTCTCCGAACAAGCAGTAAA ATTTTATGTTGCTGAAGTGCTGCTTTCCATGGAGTATCTACACATGCTTGGGATCGTCTATCGCGATCTAAAGCCAGAAAACGTCCTAGTTAGGGACGATGGACATATAATGCTCTCAGACTTTGATCTTTCACTTCGTTGTGCTGTTAGCCCGACTCTGGTGAAGACCTCATCTCTCGATAGTGATGCACAGCGTAAAAACTCCGGCTACTGCGCCCAGCCTGCATGCATCGAACCGTCCTGCATTCAGCCATCGTGTGTTGTCCCGACATCATGCTTTTCTCCTCGTATCTTCTCCAGCAAATCCAAGAAGGATAAGaaacccaaaaacaaaaatgaaattgacAACCAAGTTAGACCATTGCCTGAGCTGATGGCCGAGCCAAGCAATGCTCGCTCAATGTCTTTTGTCGGGACACATGAGTATCTGGCACCTGAGATCATCAAAGGGGAAGGTCACGGAAGTGCGGTGGATTGGTGGACGTTTGGGATCTTCCTATATGAGCTCTTATTTGGCAAAACTCCGTTTAAGGGGTCTGGTAACAGAGCCACATTGTTCAACGTTGTAGGGCAGCCTCTCCGCTTCCCAGAATCACCCGTTGTCAGCTTTGCCGCCAGGGATTTGATAAGAGGTTTGCTTGTGAAGGAGCCTCAGCATAGATTGGCCTATAAACGAGGCGCCACTGAGATAAAACAACACCCATTCTTCGAAGGAGTGAACTGGGCTCTGATACGGTGCGCCACCCCACCGGAAATTCCAAATCCAGTAGACTACGAGCGGCTGCCGGGCAATGAAAAGACTCCTGCTCCTGCTTCTGCTCCTACTGCTGCTGTGGACCAGAAAAGTGACAAATATCTGGAGTTCGATTTCTTCTAG
- the LOC121744487 gene encoding WEB family protein At5g55860-like: MVNKAQESAPDVVDMKAPFQYVKDAGSPASTAMAKKKAEEGLLQVEAQHHLMVKERLHYTNQLRTTETAKAQALRELQLADKTLEYLRNKLQTLTNSKHSSIAAAEAAKVRAAELEEERERRAQKGNSVLDKEWELFKSATAQVVASKEELTNLRLDYDAVVVEGPTMFQKAEGAQHELQKNEERQSQVMKEVEQLRQTFDQVKQASMEAEEEYMKLVVEKEELLNSHKLNQERIEKEIKSLEEEYVPIETLQANLDETMEAIRVLQEQLHDIQSSDLCTIRQMASKLDSAKRALEEAVAEENTLRASNDSTKKQLEEVQSERSAAEKAALEAELTTEQMQGDLEKSEAELEKAKSECGFIMQSGVAKLVEEAEMARHEAESIKKSAELLREEAKAAAAVTQEANEELKTTLKEAEEAKGVERLAEEQIYCHGDGSGSTRRITLSVEEFDSMNKKIQECTSKADIEVATAIAEAEAINAREKENSEKLEALLKENEALQLEIKEALKAAEMAEDARRLIETELQKRRQNEVSTATKGKR, from the exons ATGGTGAATAAAGCGCAGGAATCGGCCCCCGATGTCGTCGACATGAAGGCGCCATTCCAGTACGTCAAGGATGCTGGGTCGCCCGCGTCCACGGCCATGGCCAAGAAGAAAGCCGAAGAG GGATTGCTCCAAGTAGAGGCGCAACATCACCTCATGGTTAAGGAGCGGTTACACTACACCAACCAATTGCGAACCACCGAAACTGCAAAAGCGCAGGCTCTGCGCGAGCTGCAGCTGGCCGATAAGACGCTGGAGTACCTCCGAAACAAGCTTCAAACACTCACCAATTCCAAGCACTCATCCATTGCAGCTGCCGAGGCTGCCAAAGTCCGAGCCGCGGAGCTGGAGGAGGAGCGGGAGCGCAGAGCACAGAAGGGCAATTCCGTCCTCGACAAAGAGTGGGAGCTTTTCAAGTCCGCCACAGCACAAGTCGTGGCTAGCAAGGAGGAGCTCACGAACTTGAGACTTGATTACGATGCTGTCGTGGTGGAGGGACCCACGATGTTCCAGAAAGCGGAAGGAGCCCAGCACGAGCTGCAGAAGAACGAGGAGAGGCAGAGCCAGGTCATGAAGGAAGTCGAGCAACTGCGCCAGACCTTTGATCAGGTGAAGCAGGCCTCGATGGAAGCCGAAgaggagtacatgaagctcgtCGTGGAGAAGGAAGAGTTGTTGAATAGTCATAAACTAAACCAGGAGCGCATCGAGAAAGAGATCAAGAGCTTGGAAGAAGAATACGTGCCTATCGAAACTCTCCAGGCGAATCTCGATGAGACGATGGAAGCGATCAGGGTTCTGCAAGAACAGCTGCACGACATACAGTCGTCAGATCTGTGCACCATCCGGCAGATGGCCTCCAAGCTCGACAGCGCCAAAAGGGCATTGGAAGAAGCAGTAGCAGAAGAAAACACGCTTCGAGCTTCCAATGATTCGACTAAGAAGCAACTAGAGGAAGTGCAGAGCGAGCGGTCAGCAGCAGAGAAGGCGGCGTTGGAAGCCGAATTGACCACGGAGCAAATGCAGGGCGATCTAGAGAAGAGCGAGGCTGAGCTCGAGAAAGCTAAGTCGGAATGTGGTTTCATTATGCAATCTGGTGTGGCGAAGCTTGTAGAAGAGGCTGAAATGGCAAGGCATGAAGCAGAGAGCATTAAGAAGAGCGCTGAATTACTACGCGAAGAGGCCAAAGCAGCAGCTGCAGTGACCCAAGAAGCAAACGAAGAGCTCAAGACGACGCTGAAGGAAGCTGAAGAAGCCAAGGGTGTCGAGAGGCTCGCAGAGGAACAAATCTACTGCCATGGCGACGGTTCAGGATCAACTAGGAGGATCACACTGTCAGTTGAGGAGTTTGACTCAATGAATAAGAAGATCCAGGAGTGCACGAGTAAGGCCGACATAGAAGTGGCCACTGCCATTGCCGAGGCAGAGGCTATAAAtgcaagagagaaagaaaactCAGAGAAACTGGAGGCATTATTGAAAGAGAACGAGGCCTTACAGTTAGAAATCAAGGAGGCTCTCAAGGCTGCAGAAATGGCAGAGGACGCACGGAGGTTAATTGAGACCGAACTCCAGAAAAGGCGTCAAAACGAAGTCAGTACAGCTACAAAAGGGAAACGCTGA